In the genome of Botrytis cinerea B05.10 chromosome 13, complete sequence, one region contains:
- the Bccdc42 gene encoding Bccdc42, whose protein sequence is MVVATIKCVVVGDGAVGKTCLLISYTTNKFPSEYVPTVFDNYAVTVMIGDEPYTLGLFDTAGQEDYDRLRPLSYPQTDVFLVCFSVTSPASFENVREKWFPEVHHHCPGVPCLIVGTQTDLRDDPSVKEKLTKQKMKPVEKSDGERMAKDLGAVKYVECSALTQYKLKDVFDEAIVAALEPPAPKKKQHKCLIL, encoded by the exons ATGGTCGTTGCAACGATAAA ATGTGTCGTCGTCGGTGACGGTGCCGTCGGAAAGACCTGTTTACTTATATCCTATACTACGAATAAATTCCCTTCCGAATATGTTCCTACAGTCTTCGACAACTATGCCGTCACAGTTAT GATCGGTGATGAGCCATATACACTCGGTCTATTTGATACTGCCGGACAAGAAGATTATGACAGACTTCGACCTCTTTCATATCCACAAACCGACGTCTTCCTCGTTTGCTTTTCGGTAACCTCGCCCGCATCATTCGAGAACGTACGAGAGAAATGGTTTCCAGAAGTTCATCATCACTGCCCCGGCGTACCTTGTTTAATCGTCGGCACACAAACCGATTTGAGAGATGATCCCAGTGTCAAGGAAAAGCttacaaaacaaaagatgaagCCGGTCGAAAAGAGTGATGGCGAGAGAATGGCTAAGGATTTGGGGGCTGTTAAGTACGTTGAGTGCAGTGCTCTGACTCAATACAAGTTGAAGGACGTTTTCGATGAA GCGATTGTTGCGGCACTAGAACCTCCTGCgccaaagaagaaacaacATAAATgtttaattctttaa